CGGTGGTTGCCGCATGATTACGCCGCAAAACGACACGGCCCGCGGCAAAAATTTCGAAGACAAGCAAATCGTATTTGGCGACGATGCCAAGCGCGGCTGGACCAACGAAGTCCAACTCGAAGCGATGGATATCGAAGGCATCGACGTCGCCGTGCTCTATCCGACCCGCGGCCTGCGCGCGATGGTCGACGATCGCCTCGATCCCGAGTTCGCCGCCGCCATGGCGCGCGCCTACAACGACTGGATGTACGATTTCTGCTCGAAGGACCCCGCCCGCCTAACCGGCGCCGGCATGCTGTCAACCTACAGCATAGACGACGCGGTCGGAGAAGCGCGCCGTTGCAAAGAGCAGTTGGGTTTTCGCGCGGTGTTCCTGCGCGCCAATCCGTTGGTCGATCACCAATGGCAAAGCGAATACTACGAGCCGCTGTGGCACGCATTGGAAGACTTGAACTTGTCGATCGGCTTTCACGAATCCACCGGCACCGGCCGCAATCAAGTCGGCGAGCGCATGGAGCCCAATTTCATGCTGCGCCGTGTCTTCGCTCAACCGATTGAGCAGATGCTCGCCCTGGGCAGCTTCTGCGGCGGCGGCATCCTGGCGCGTCATCCGAAGCTGCGCGTGGCGTTCTTGGAAGCCAACTGCAGCTGGCTGCCCTGGCTCCTGTGGCGCATGGACGAGGCCTATGAATTGGACGGCGACGTTTTCGCGCCGGGCATGAACGAAAACCCGAGCGTCTACTTCAAACGCCAATGCGTCGTCTCTATCGAGCCGGACGAAGCGATCGCCACCGACGTGATCAAACAAGTTGGCAATTCCAATCTGGTTTTCTCGACGGACTATCCGCACGTCGACTCGCGCTATCCCGAAGCGGTGAATTATTTTCTCCGCTTGCCGCTCAGTGACGACGACAAGCGCAAGATTCTCTGGGACAACTGCAGGAATTACTACGCCATGTAACAAGGGCTCACGAATTCAACGTGGGTTTGATTTTGTCGGGGCGACCGGCTGGTCGCCCCTTTCCGTTTCAACGATTCAGCAACGCGACCGCTATCATCCCCACCGCCAGCCCCACGGTTTTCTGCCGCGACAATGTTTCTTTGAAAAAAATAACCGCCAGCACGGCGCTCACCGCCACCACGCCGACGCTGTAAATCGGATAGAGCTGCGAGCTTTCCCAGCCCTTGAGCGCCAACACTCGCAGCAGCGCGTAGACGGCCACGTAGTTAACCGCGCCCAATCCTAATCCGGCAACGACGTGCAGCAGGCGAAACTCCTTCGGCGACAGCACGCCTTTGCTCGCGCCGATGACGATGGCCGTCACCAGCGCGAAAGAAAACCCCGACATGACATAACCATGATAGGTCGCGTGGTCGAGGTAATAGGTCTGCAAATATTTGAGGATCGTGAAATAGCAACCGAAGGTGACAAAGACCAATAGCGGCAACAGTTGAAACATTCGCGAGCTCAAGCCGCCGCTTTTCTTATCGGGCGCGGTGCATAGGTAGAGCGCGACGAGAGCGGCGAGCAATCCCGTCAGTTTGGTCAGCGACAGCGAGTCGCCGTAGAGCACGAATGCCAAAACCGACGGAATGGCGACCGACAAACGGCTCGCCAAGGCCGCAATCGCGACGCCGGCGCGCTGCGCCGTGTGCGCCAGCAGAAAAAAATTCACGGCCAAGAGAAAATCCTGCACCGCGGCCAAGGCGATCCACGGCTCAGCCGCCAGCCGCCGCAAGCTCAGCCCCTCTCCAGCCAAGAAACTGCCGATGGCGACGCAGGTGAGATAGTTGATCGGAATCGCCCAAAACAAATTGACGCGCCAACCTTCGAAGGCGCAAAGATCACCGGGATGACGCCGGAGCCGAGGATGGCGAGGACAAGAAAAAGCATGCGTACTAACCGGGTCCGAAGATTGTCATATCCCCGCTTGGAAAAAGGGGGATACAAGGGGGATTTGCCTGGGGCGTGGTGTGGTTCTTATAGCAATGCCGCATGTGTCTCTTAAGATCGGCCAGCGAAGAAAATCTCCCCTAAACCCTCTTTGTCAAAGAGAAGAATTCAGCCGGTTCATTAGATCGCGGTTGGCATCTTTGGCGTCGGCGAGAATCTTTTTGTCATCGAGGCCCGTGAGCTGACGGTCGCGCATGACGACCTTGCCGTCGACAATCACCGTGCACACATCGCTCGCTTTGGCGCAGTGCACGATCTGGCTAAAAATATCGTTCACCGGCGCGCCGTGCACGGTCCCCATGTCGACGAGAATCAGATCGGCGCGCTTGCCGACTTCGATCGTACCGCAATGCGCGTCGAGTCCTAGAGCTTTGGCGCCGCCGACCGTCGCCATGCGCAGCACGTCGTAGGGTTTTATAACGCCGGCGTCGCGGTGATGGACTTTTTGCAAGAGCGAAGCGGCCTTCATGGTATCGAACAAATCCTGCGAATGATTGCTCGCCGCGCCGTCGGTGCCGAGTGCGACGTTGACGCCTTGGCGCAGCATTTCGACCACCGGCGCCACGCCGTCGCCGAGCATCATGTTGCTGACCGGGTTGTGCGACACGGACGTGCCGGTTTCTTTGAGAATGGTAATTTCTTCGTTCGAGACATGCACCGAGTGAGCGAAGATGGAACTTTTTCCGGGAATGCCAAATTGCTGTAAAAACTCGACGACACCGTTCCTGCCATGCCGCTGGCGCACGCTCTCGACCACCGAATGCGACTCAGCCACGTGGGCGCTGATGCCAAGATTGTGCGCATCGGCAAACCTGCGCACCTCGCGCAGCAAGTCCGGTGTGGTGTTGATCGGCGGCGTGTTCGGGCCGGTCATGAAGCTGAGCTGCTTAGCGCTCTTGTGCTTCGCCAGAACATCCTGAATGACTCGGAACGCCTGCTCCGGTCTTTCTTTGGTACAGTCCGGCACGATCTCGCCGGTGTCCATGATCGTGCGCGCGAACACGGCGCGCAGACCGGAGTCTTGGATCGCACGAATGGTTTCCAGCGCGCATTCCGGGCTCGGGTTGAGAAAATTATGCTCGCACACGGTCGTCACACCGCTGCGAATCGCTTCGACACATCCCAAAAGCGATCCTGCGTAGAAGTGCTCCGGCGTCAGCACCCGGGCACAGCCGTAGATGCGCTTTAGCCACGGCATCAGCTCCAAATCTTCCCAGACCGCACGCAGCAACACTTGGTAGAGATGGGTGTGCGCGTTAACTAGCCCCGGCATGAGCACACGACCTTCTGCGTTGATGCACTCCTCATCGCGCGCCACCTCGCGCGGCGCACCGGGTTGCACGGCCGTGATCGCGCCGTCGCGCAGCCGCACCCAGCCGGCGAAGAACTTGCGCTCTTCCGTCATTGGCACGATGAGAGCGTTGGTGATGATCAGATTGCTCATGCGCAAGGGTAACGAGATTCTGGCGATCTCGCCATAGGTAATACACTCCGGTAACGAGAATCAAACCCGAGACGACAGACCCGAGACGCCCAACGCTGCTGCGCCGACTTGACGCATGGCACCTGCGGGACTAAGTTAAGAAAAATTTCGCGAAGGAGGTGACCTATGGCACAAGACGCAAAAGAGTTTCGCCACAAGACTCCCGAATTCGAAGGCCCGAAGAAAACCTGGCAGGTGTGCAACAGCGACCTGATGAAGGTGCAAGTTCAAGTGGTTAAAGACGGCGGTGAGAACAACCTGCACACGCACACCGGCGAAGACGCTTTCTGGTACGTCGTCAACGGCGCCGTGCGCTTCTACGGCGAAGGCGACAAGGAGATTGGCGTTTATCAGAAAGGCGAGGGCCTATTAGTGCCGCGCGGGTTCAAGTATTGGTTCGAGAGTGCTTCGAAGGAACCGCTCGAAGTCTTGCGCGTTACCGCTAAAGATCAAAGCGTCGACAACAAGCGCGTCGATCTCGCGCCCCAGAAGCAGTGGATGGTCGAGCAGAACACCTTCGGCACACGGCAATAGCGCTGGATCCGGAGCAAGCAACCACGAAACACACGAAACAAGACTCGGCCCAGTTTTCGCTTTGTGATTTTCGTGTGTTTCGTGGTTTATCCGAATCGTCGCGCCCTTCGTCTCTTCGTGGTGAAAGTATCTCAGAGGTCTCAATGCGCGTCATCGATTGCGATGCCCATGTTGAAGAGAGCGTCGGGAGTTGGTCCTATCTCGATCCGGAGTTTTCCCTGCTGCGGCCGATGACAAAACCGGGGACTTTGCGCATTGCGGCACAGTCTCACGAGGCCGCGGGCCGGCGCAGCGTCAAACTCCCGACAACGGTCCCCTAACCGCCTGGCGCGATTTTTTTGTCCCACCCCCCGGATTCATTGTAGTCAATTTGAGTGCATGCTACCTTGCACGGAATTTATGAAAATAAGTTCATCGTTCGTCCAATGGTTTGACGCCGACTATCACAACCCGAATTCCACAGCAAAGATTCGCGATATTGACCGCGTCAATTGGCTGCGCTGCGCGCCGTTTGTGCTATTGCACCTGGGCTGCCTTGGCGTGTTTCTCGTGGGCTGGAGCTGGACCGCCGTCTGGACAGCTTTCGCGCTCTATTTTGTGCGCATGTTCGCCATCACTGGCATCTACCATCGTTACTTCTCACACCGCACTTTCAAAACTTCGCGCCCGGCGCAGCTGGTTTTTGCCATCATTGGAGCGGCTTCGGCGCAGCGCGGCCCGCTTTGGTGGGCGGCCAATCACAGAAACCATCATCGCGACTCCGACACGCCGGCCGACCCGCATTCGCCGGTGCAATACGGCTTCATGCGCGCGCACGCCGGCTGGTTCATGTGCACACGCTATTACGCCACCCAATACAACCGCATCAAAGACTTTGCCAGCTTTCCAGAACTCGTGTGGTTGAACCGCTTTGACAAAGCAGTGCCGCTGGCTCTTGGATTGCTGATTTATCTTTGCGGCGCCGCCCTGGCGCGCACCGCGCCTGAGCTTGGCGTGACCGGCATGCAACTATTTGTCTGGGGATTTGTCGTCAGCACCACCGTGTTGTTTCATGCCACCGCTAGCATCAACTCGGTGGCCCATGTGCTTGGCAGCAAGCGCTACGACACCGGCGACGAAAGCCGCAACAACTTTCTCCTGGCGCTGATCACACTGGGCGAAGGATGGCACAACAACCACCACCAACATATGGCCTGCACCCGACAGGGCTTTTACTGGTGGGAGATCGATATCACCTACTACATCCTGAAAATCTTATCGTGGCTGGGCGTCATCTGGGACCTGAAGCCAGTGCCGGTCAAGGCCTACGATCCGGCGGAGCAACTTGCCGGTAAGAAGCACTTGCGCGCGGCGTGATCGCCTACTGCGAGCGGCGACCGAAGTCCCTTAGGCCGACTCGGAGGTTTCAGCCGATCATGCGAGCACGATGAATCGCGCCCCTCCATCCGAATTCTTCTTTGCGCTCTTTGCGTTTTTTGCGGTTAAATTCTCCGATTCCCAACCCGGGCGCGCAGCGCTTTTTGTGATCCCTTGCGCTCTTTGTGGTAAGGTCTCCTCCGTCACTTCTGTCCCAGCTCCGTCATTACTTCGTTGGCTAAACGCAAGTCCATATACTCGGTCACTTTCCGCTTCGGCTTGGTATTCAACGCGATCGCCTGCCATTGCGCCATCAGCTCGACGCCCTTTTCCGTCGGCACGGGAACCAGGGCATCGCGAATCATCTGGTAGGCGTCCTGCGCCGCGTCGCGTTCGAGCTTCAACCTTTTCATGGTAATCTGCAAGGCGTCTTCCGGATTGTCGCGCGTGTGGATCACCGAGCGCACGATGGCACGTACCATGCGCCGCACCATCTGCGGATTTTCTTTGATCGTTCGCGACGTCGCCGCCAAGCCGGTAAACGCCGTGTCTTTGAAAATATCCGCCAAGCTCACCAAGCGCTTTAAGCCAGCCTTCGTAGCGAGATAGTCGGCAGGCGGCGCCAGCAGCGCGGCAGAGATAATCCCCTGTTTCATCGCCGTAATCTTCGGTTCGTTGCCGGGCAAGTTGATGTATTCGACCTCTCTGTCCGGGTTGATCTTGTTCAGTTCGAGCAGCGCTTTGGTGCCCGCCGCAGTGGAACCACCGAAGGTAACACCGATTTTCTTGCCCTTGAGATCGCTGATCTTTTGAATGTCCGTCGTCACCACCATCGAGAATGTCGGCCGCCCCACTTGCTGGGCGAGAATCATAATGTCGTTGCCTTCCCACACCGCCGGCATCTGCGGCCCGATGGAAAAAATAAAATGAATCTGGTTGGCGATCAGCGCTTGCACGGCAGTCGCCGCGCCGCGCACGAAGATCAGCTCCAAATCCAAACCCTCTTTTTTGTAAAAGCCGCGCTCGGCCGCCACCATCATGGGCAAGATCTGTATGCT
The DNA window shown above is from Deltaproteobacteria bacterium and carries:
- a CDS encoding amidohydrolase, producing the protein MITPQNDTARGKNFEDKQIVFGDDAKRGWTNEVQLEAMDIEGIDVAVLYPTRGLRAMVDDRLDPEFAAAMARAYNDWMYDFCSKDPARLTGAGMLSTYSIDDAVGEARRCKEQLGFRAVFLRANPLVDHQWQSEYYEPLWHALEDLNLSIGFHESTGTGRNQVGERMEPNFMLRRVFAQPIEQMLALGSFCGGGILARHPKLRVAFLEANCSWLPWLLWRMDEAYELDGDVFAPGMNENPSVYFKRQCVVSIEPDEAIATDVIKQVGNSNLVFSTDYPHVDSRYPEAVNYFLRLPLSDDDKRKILWDNCRNYYAM
- a CDS encoding amidohydrolase, which produces MSNLIITNALIVPMTEERKFFAGWVRLRDGAITAVQPGAPREVARDEECINAEGRVLMPGLVNAHTHLYQVLLRAVWEDLELMPWLKRIYGCARVLTPEHFYAGSLLGCVEAIRSGVTTVCEHNFLNPSPECALETIRAIQDSGLRAVFARTIMDTGEIVPDCTKERPEQAFRVIQDVLAKHKSAKQLSFMTGPNTPPINTTPDLLREVRRFADAHNLGISAHVAESHSVVESVRQRHGRNGVVEFLQQFGIPGKSSIFAHSVHVSNEEITILKETGTSVSHNPVSNMMLGDGVAPVVEMLRQGVNVALGTDGAASNHSQDLFDTMKAASLLQKVHHRDAGVIKPYDVLRMATVGGAKALGLDAHCGTIEVGKRADLILVDMGTVHGAPVNDIFSQIVHCAKASDVCTVIVDGKVVMRDRQLTGLDDKKILADAKDANRDLMNRLNSSL
- a CDS encoding cupin domain-containing protein, translated to MAQDAKEFRHKTPEFEGPKKTWQVCNSDLMKVQVQVVKDGGENNLHTHTGEDAFWYVVNGAVRFYGEGDKEIGVYQKGEGLLVPRGFKYWFESASKEPLEVLRVTAKDQSVDNKRVDLAPQKQWMVEQNTFGTRQ
- a CDS encoding acyl-CoA desaturase; its protein translation is MKISSSFVQWFDADYHNPNSTAKIRDIDRVNWLRCAPFVLLHLGCLGVFLVGWSWTAVWTAFALYFVRMFAITGIYHRYFSHRTFKTSRPAQLVFAIIGAASAQRGPLWWAANHRNHHRDSDTPADPHSPVQYGFMRAHAGWFMCTRYYATQYNRIKDFASFPELVWLNRFDKAVPLALGLLIYLCGAALARTAPELGVTGMQLFVWGFVVSTTVLFHATASINSVAHVLGSKRYDTGDESRNNFLLALITLGEGWHNNHHQHMACTRQGFYWWEIDITYYILKILSWLGVIWDLKPVPVKAYDPAEQLAGKKHLRAA
- a CDS encoding ABC transporter substrate-binding protein, translating into MARTIFAMMASWFVTLAVANAQPVRGAFPSPSIQILPMMVAAERGFYKKEGLDLELIFVRGAATAVQALIANQIHFIFSIGPQMPAVWEGNDIMILAQQVGRPTFSMVVTTDIQKISDLKGKKIGVTFGGSTAAGTKALLELNKINPDREVEYINLPGNEPKITAMKQGIISAALLAPPADYLATKAGLKRLVSLADIFKDTAFTGLAATSRTIKENPQMVRRMVRAIVRSVIHTRDNPEDALQITMKRLKLERDAAQDAYQMIRDALVPVPTEKGVELMAQWQAIALNTKPKRKVTEYMDLRLANEVMTELGQK